The Pseudodesulfovibrio sediminis genome includes the window ACATTTCTCTTCAAGCACATACTCATGACAAGGTCGGAGTCCTCAACCTGTAGCATGTTTTTTCAGTTTTAGACAGTATGGCAGACAACATGAGCAGGCCCGTGAAATCAGCGTGTAACCGTTGCTGACTCCGCGGGCCTAGTTGTTTTGCAGTAATATGGTCGCTCACGGGACGCGAGGGGAGCCAGGCCTGGGTTGCTGATTACTCGACAACCTCGAAGCCGATTTTGGTGACAGCCTCTTTGATGGCGTCAAGAGCGATGGGAGTGTCTTCTGAATAGGTGACATCTCCGGAAAGGAGGTCGATGGACACGTCTTTAGCGCCCAGCTTCTCCATGGCTTCGGTGACAGACTTCACACAATGCTGGCAGCTCATGCCTTTGACTTTGATGACGGGCATATCAGTACTCCTTGTTGAGTTGATGCGATGTATTCTATGAAAAGGATAAGCCTATAATGCGCCGAGGTCCATCTTGTCGGCTATGGCGGTCAGAGCGTTCATGTCCGGGTCCTCGTCCGCGTCCATGCCGACCATGCAGAGGATGGTCAGGCTCTTGTCATTGCCCAGCAGAATCATGAGTCCGCCTGAACCGGGCATGCCGACCTCGAAAAAGAACGCCTTATGCCCTTTGTAGCTAAAGGGGTGCACGGTCGGTGCCTGCGGGTCCTGATCCGTGGAAAGGGTGAACTGGTAATTGGTGCCTTCGGCCTGCACGCCGACGAGCGCGCCGTATTCATCGGCACTGGAAGCCATGACCTTGCCGTCAGGCACGGCCTTGGCAGCCTCGGCCTTGAGCGCGGTCAGGTTCCATGTCGCAGCGAGAGCAGCCGCACAGAGAAGCAGGGTAGCCAACAGTATCAGGGGAATCGCAATCTTTTTCATATGAACTCCAGAGTGGTTATTATGTGGATGCACGAAAGGGTCTCTCATATCGTAAACCGCACAATAAGCAAATAAAAAAAGGTGTTGTCTAGGCCCCTTTGAACCAGCGCAGCCTGAGGGCGTTGGAGACCACGGTCACGGAGCTCATGGCCATGGCCGTCCCTGCCAGCATGGGGTCGAGGGTCGGTCCGCCGAAGATGTGCAGCACACCGGCTGCCACGGGAATGCCAAGGGTGTTGAAGGCAAAGGCCCAGAACAGGTTCTGCTTGATGTTCGTCATGGTGGCACGGGAGAGCCGCAGGGCCGTGAGCATGGCGTTCAGGTCGGATTGCATGAGCACCACGTCGCCTGATTCCACGGCCACGTCGATGCCGGACCCCATGGCTATGCCGATGTCCGCCTTGGCCAGGGCCGGGGCGTCATTGATGCCGTCGCCCACCATGGCCACGGTACGGCCTTCGGCCTGGAGTCGGGCCACTTCCTCGGCCTTGCGGTCAGGGAGGACTCCGGCGATGACCATGTCGATGCCTGCCTTATCCGCGATGACGCGGGCATTGGTCTCCTGGTCGCCGGTGAGCATGACCGGGGTCAGCCCTGAAGCCTTGAGCCTGGCGATGACCGATGGCGT containing:
- a CDS encoding heavy-metal-associated domain-containing protein; this encodes MPVIKVKGMSCQHCVKSVTEAMEKLGAKDVSIDLLSGDVTYSEDTPIALDAIKEAVTKIGFEVVE